One Tamlana carrageenivorans genomic region harbors:
- the ruvC gene encoding crossover junction endodeoxyribonuclease RuvC, with translation MQERIILGIDPGTTIMGFGLIKVVGKKMHFLQMNELDLKKYDDHYIKLKLIFERTIELIDTHNPDEIAIEAPFFGKNVQSMLKLGRAQGVAMAAGLSREIPITEYLPKKIKMAITGNGNASKEQVAKMLQSNLGLKTLPKNLDATDGLAAAVCHFYNSGRVNVDKSYSGWAAFVKQNSTPSSKGTTVINLRSKK, from the coding sequence ATGCAGGAAAGAATAATTTTAGGGATTGACCCTGGAACCACCATTATGGGTTTCGGCCTTATAAAAGTGGTTGGTAAAAAGATGCACTTTTTGCAGATGAATGAGTTGGATTTGAAAAAATACGACGATCATTATATCAAGTTAAAACTTATTTTTGAACGCACCATTGAACTTATTGACACACACAATCCCGACGAAATAGCTATTGAAGCGCCTTTTTTTGGTAAAAATGTACAAAGTATGTTAAAGCTAGGTAGGGCTCAAGGCGTGGCTATGGCTGCTGGTTTAAGTCGTGAAATTCCAATTACCGAGTACTTGCCTAAAAAAATAAAAATGGCCATTACGGGAAATGGAAATGCTAGTAAAGAACAGGTTGCTAAAATGCTTCAAAGTAATTTAGGCTTAAAAACCTTGCCTAAAAACTTGGATGCTACTGATGGTTTGGCTGCGGCTGTTTGTCATTTTTATAATTCTGGACGTGTTAATGTAGATAAAAGTTATTCTGGGTGGGCAGCTTTCGTGAAGCAGAATAGTACACCGTCTTCAAAAGGGACTACAGTTATTAATCTTCGTTCTAAAAAGTAA
- the hemW gene encoding radical SAM family heme chaperone HemW yields the protein MNNYAQTAQGLSHLKRYKGAAIYIHIPFCKQACYYCDFHFSTSLKKKDELLQSLIIELEMRKADFENLIIETIYFGGGTPSLLSQQEIQMLLDAVYKHYTVCDDPEITLEANPDDLSALKIKALSQSSVNRLSIGIQSFFEDDLKSMNRAHNAQEARACLEEATAYFDNITIDLIYGIPNMSVEKWEANIAQALEFGVPHISSYALTVEPKTVLDSFVKKGVFPPIDEDLALQHFNHLVRRTKEAGFVHYEISNFGKPDYFSKHNTSYWQGKAYLGIGPSAHSFQGNERSWNIANNNKYIQSIAIGKLPKTTETLSEIDRFNECVMTGLRTVWGVSLSQIEDEFGEPFLQYLRKHAASFLKDDLLAISEGIDENGQVIKSLVATQNGKFLIDGIASELFMI from the coding sequence ATGAATAACTATGCTCAAACAGCACAGGGTCTATCCCATTTGAAGCGCTATAAAGGTGCTGCCATATACATTCATATTCCCTTTTGTAAACAGGCTTGTTACTATTGCGATTTTCATTTTTCTACGTCTTTAAAAAAGAAAGATGAACTATTACAATCTTTAATTATTGAATTAGAAATGCGTAAAGCGGATTTTGAAAATCTAATTATTGAAACCATATATTTTGGAGGAGGTACACCTAGTTTATTGTCTCAACAGGAAATCCAAATGTTATTAGATGCCGTTTATAAACACTATACCGTTTGTGATGACCCAGAAATTACTCTGGAGGCCAATCCAGATGATTTATCGGCATTAAAAATTAAAGCATTGTCTCAGTCGTCTGTAAACCGTTTGAGTATAGGTATTCAGTCTTTTTTTGAAGATGATTTAAAAAGCATGAATCGGGCTCATAATGCCCAAGAGGCTAGGGCGTGTTTAGAAGAAGCGACTGCTTATTTTGATAATATAACCATCGATTTAATATATGGTATTCCGAATATGAGCGTGGAAAAATGGGAGGCTAATATAGCACAAGCTTTGGAATTTGGAGTGCCGCATATTTCTAGTTATGCCCTTACGGTTGAACCTAAAACTGTCTTGGATAGTTTTGTGAAAAAAGGCGTGTTTCCACCTATCGATGAGGATTTAGCTTTGCAACATTTTAATCATTTGGTTAGGCGTACTAAAGAAGCAGGATTTGTACATTATGAAATTTCAAATTTTGGGAAACCCGATTACTTTTCTAAGCACAATACGAGTTATTGGCAAGGCAAAGCTTATTTAGGAATAGGGCCGTCGGCGCACTCCTTTCAGGGGAATGAACGCAGTTGGAATATTGCCAATAATAATAAATACATACAAAGTATCGCCATAGGTAAATTACCAAAAACAACAGAAACGCTATCTGAAATCGATCGCTTTAATGAATGTGTTATGACGGGCTTAAGAACGGTTTGGGGGGTATCGTTGTCGCAAATTGAAGATGAATTTGGGGAGCCGTTTCTTCAATATTTACGAAAACATGCAGCGTCATTTTTAAAAGATGATTTGCTGGCTATTTCAGAAGGTATTGATGAAAATGGTCAAGTCATTAAAAGCCTTGTAGCAACACAGAACGGTAAATTTTTAATTGACGGAATTGCTTCAGAACTATTTATGATTTGA
- a CDS encoding cyclase family protein yields the protein MNATIQYNSRKLQINLKKPIDISIPLRASEKNVRAWYVDAPRIEPVEDGEWKIAVKNGACINFNNVSFNPHAHGTHTECAGHITEKVHSINEHLKEFFFLAEVITVAPERLNGDSVISEKQIKFALGNKKRDAVVIRTIPNTLDKLSMHYSHTNPPYLLEDAAIYLREKGIKHLLVDLPSVDKEKDECMLLAHNAFWNTSGKLRLDASITEFIYVPNKVKDGEYFLNLQIAPFENDAAPSKPILYEVIG from the coding sequence ATGAACGCTACAATCCAATATAATTCACGAAAACTTCAAATTAATTTAAAAAAGCCTATAGATATTTCTATACCGCTTCGTGCTTCCGAAAAAAATGTTCGGGCATGGTATGTCGATGCTCCTAGAATAGAGCCTGTTGAGGATGGTGAGTGGAAAATAGCGGTAAAAAATGGCGCTTGTATAAATTTTAATAATGTTAGTTTTAATCCGCATGCTCATGGTACACATACCGAATGTGCAGGGCATATTACCGAAAAAGTACACTCTATAAATGAACACTTAAAGGAATTTTTCTTTTTAGCAGAAGTCATTACCGTAGCGCCAGAGCGTTTAAATGGAGACTCGGTTATTTCTGAAAAGCAGATTAAATTTGCCTTAGGAAATAAGAAGCGTGACGCTGTAGTGATTCGTACGATTCCTAATACATTAGACAAGTTGTCCATGCATTATTCTCATACCAATCCGCCCTATTTGTTAGAAGATGCGGCTATTTATTTAAGAGAAAAGGGTATAAAACACCTGTTGGTAGATTTGCCAAGTGTCGATAAAGAAAAGGATGAATGTATGCTTTTAGCGCATAATGCGTTTTGGAATACCAGCGGAAAGTTACGCCTTGATGCTAGTATTACAGAGTTTATTTATGTACCTAATAAGGTTAAAGACGGCGAATATTTTTTAAATCTCCAAATTGCACCTTTTGAGAATGATGCAGCCCCTAGTAAGCCTATTTTATATGAAGTTATAGGTTGA
- a CDS encoding MmcQ/YjbR family DNA-binding protein, whose protein sequence is MDIEQIRDYCLSKNGVSEDFPFDEHTLVFKVLGKMYALISLKKWEQGEPAINLKADPEYALELRASHSCIRAGYHMNKKHWNTLYLNEGALQSDFIKTLIDHSYNMVVKGMPKKMQENLKNI, encoded by the coding sequence ATGGATATTGAACAAATTCGAGATTATTGTTTAAGTAAAAATGGGGTTTCTGAAGATTTTCCGTTTGATGAGCATACTTTGGTTTTTAAAGTTTTAGGCAAGATGTATGCCTTAATTTCTTTAAAAAAATGGGAACAAGGCGAGCCGGCAATCAACTTAAAGGCCGATCCCGAATACGCTTTAGAGTTACGGGCATCTCATAGTTGTATTCGGGCGGGTTACCACATGAATAAAAAGCATTGGAATACCCTTTACCTGAATGAAGGTGCCTTACAATCCGATTTTATAAAAACTTTAATCGATCATTCATACAACATGGTTGTAAAAGGTATGCCAAAAAAAATGCAAGAGAATTTAAAAAACATATGA
- a CDS encoding PhnA domain-containing protein produces the protein MSVLQTLKDRSNNTCELCSSAKDLSQYTIPPSLNENVDNDILVCKTCLDQIEEREEMNPNHWRCLNDSMWSEHVAVQIMAWRMLQRLRHEGWPKDLVDMMYLDDDALALARATGEHEDEANKIIHRDVNGVVLSNGDAVVLVKDLKVKGSSLVAKQGTAVRNIRLDRDNDKYIEGKVGAQQIVIITDFVKKL, from the coding sequence ATGAGCGTTTTACAGACCTTAAAAGACCGAAGCAACAACACTTGCGAATTATGTTCATCTGCTAAAGATTTATCGCAATACACCATTCCTCCATCATTAAATGAAAATGTGGATAATGACATTTTGGTGTGTAAAACCTGTTTGGATCAAATTGAAGAAAGGGAAGAAATGAATCCTAATCACTGGCGTTGTTTAAACGATAGTATGTGGAGCGAGCATGTGGCCGTACAAATCATGGCTTGGCGTATGTTACAGCGTTTACGTCATGAGGGTTGGCCAAAAGACTTGGTTGATATGATGTATTTGGATGATGACGCTTTAGCACTAGCACGCGCTACTGGCGAGCATGAAGATGAGGCTAACAAAATTATTCACCGTGATGTTAATGGTGTAGTTTTGAGTAACGGTGATGCTGTAGTGCTTGTTAAAGATTTGAAAGTGAAAGGCTCTAGCTTGGTAGCAAAACAGGGTACTGCGGTTAGAAATATTCGTTTAGATCGCGACAATGATAAATACATTGAAGGTAAAGTAGGCGCGCAACAAATTGTGATTATTACCGATTTTGTAAAGAAATTGTAG
- a CDS encoding dipeptidase yields MKDIQKYIQENKERFLNELVELLKIPSISADSAYKTDVLKTAEAVKLRLEQAGCDFVEINETPGNPIVYGEKIIDKNLPTVLVYGHYDVQPPNPINLWDSPPFEPVIKTTDKHPDGAIFARGACDDKGQMYMHVKAMEFMTNTNQLPCNVKFMIEGEEEVGSVNLGDFVKNNHDKLKNDVILISDTGMIANDVPSITTGLRGLSYVEVEVTGPNRDLHSGLYGGAVANPINVLTKMIAQLHEENNHITIPGFYDRVEELSKEERAEMAKAPFNLENYKKALDIDTVYGEAGYTTNERNSIRPTLDVNGIWGGYTGEGAKTVIASKAYAKISMRLVPNQDWKEITNLFQTHFEAIAPEGVKVKVNPHHGGQGYVTPIDSIGYQAASNAYRDAFGKTPIPQRSGGSIPIVSLFEQELKSKTILMGFGLDSDAIHSPNEHFGIWNYLKGIETIPLFYKYFTELSK; encoded by the coding sequence ATGAAAGATATTCAAAAATACATCCAAGAAAACAAAGAACGCTTTTTAAACGAACTGGTTGAACTCCTCAAAATCCCGTCTATTAGCGCCGATTCTGCTTATAAAACCGATGTTTTAAAAACCGCTGAAGCCGTTAAACTCCGTTTAGAACAAGCCGGTTGCGATTTTGTTGAAATTAATGAAACCCCAGGCAATCCTATCGTTTATGGTGAAAAGATAATAGATAAAAATCTACCCACGGTTTTGGTTTACGGACATTACGATGTGCAACCACCAAACCCTATCAATTTATGGGATTCCCCACCATTTGAACCCGTAATCAAGACCACCGATAAGCATCCCGATGGTGCCATTTTCGCCAGAGGTGCCTGCGATGATAAAGGCCAGATGTACATGCATGTTAAGGCTATGGAATTTATGACCAACACAAACCAGCTACCCTGCAATGTGAAATTTATGATTGAAGGTGAAGAAGAAGTTGGTAGCGTTAACCTTGGGGACTTTGTTAAAAACAACCACGATAAGCTTAAAAACGACGTTATTTTAATATCCGACACAGGCATGATTGCTAACGACGTGCCATCAATAACCACAGGATTACGTGGTTTAAGCTATGTAGAAGTGGAAGTTACGGGTCCTAATCGCGATTTACATTCCGGATTGTATGGCGGTGCCGTAGCCAACCCCATAAACGTGTTAACCAAAATGATTGCACAACTTCACGAAGAAAACAATCACATCACCATTCCAGGTTTTTACGATCGTGTGGAAGAACTATCTAAAGAAGAACGTGCCGAAATGGCCAAAGCGCCATTTAACTTAGAAAACTATAAAAAAGCCTTAGATATTGATACTGTTTATGGCGAAGCAGGATACACTACCAACGAAAGAAACTCCATTAGACCAACTTTAGATGTTAATGGTATCTGGGGAGGTTATACAGGCGAAGGTGCAAAAACCGTTATCGCCAGCAAAGCCTATGCAAAAATCTCGATGCGTCTGGTGCCAAATCAAGACTGGAAGGAAATCACGAATTTATTTCAAACACATTTTGAGGCCATCGCTCCCGAAGGCGTAAAAGTTAAAGTAAACCCGCATCATGGCGGACAAGGTTACGTCACGCCTATCGATAGTATTGGTTACCAAGCCGCATCCAACGCCTATCGCGATGCCTTTGGAAAAACGCCAATACCGCAACGTAGTGGTGGCAGCATCCCAATTGTTTCCCTTTTCGAACAAGAATTAAAAAGTAAAACCATTTTAATGGGCTTTGGTTTAGACAGCGATGCCATCCACTCACCAAACGAGCATTTCGGTATTTGGAACTACCTAAAAGGCATAGAAACCATCCCTTTATTCTATAAATATTTCACCGAACTTTCAAAATAA
- a CDS encoding IS3 family transposase (programmed frameshift) → MGKKYDNEFKSMILDLSKSGIPTKQLSEEYGVHTSVINRWKQEYDLKGGDFSKNEPKSKEHQELIALKKELRDVKMERDNLKKGGEHLFQERLIRYNFILSNKNTYPVEKMCKCMKVSKNAYYHWLKTKDTLKVNSSKSFLKDRIEAIFDNSKQIYGSYRIQKQLEREKLFYSRSYVGLLMKEMGLRSVLNKKFVVTTDSNHSLKTAKNELDRDFTSFSLGYKLVSDITYIRVNQQWNYLTTIMDLADRKIIGWSLSEDMTTENTVLKAWVDARRNRVINQQCIFHSDRGVQYASNRITNMFFFNQKVIQSMSRKGNCWDNAVAESFFKTIKYEWINRFKYTSYNQLYKSIDQYLNWYNTQRLHSSLGYMTPLEKELQLKGFINKAA, encoded by the exons ATGGGAAAAAAATATGACAATGAGTTTAAATCGATGATATTAGATTTATCCAAATCTGGTATACCAACAAAACAACTGAGTGAAGAATATGGAGTTCATACAAGTGTTATTAATAGATGGAAACAAGAGTATGATTTAAAAGGAGGAGATTTTTCTAAAAATGAACCTAAATCCAAAGAACATCAAGAACTTATAGCATTAAAAAAGGAATTAAGAGATGTTAAAATGGAACGTGACA ATCTTAAAAAAGGCGGTGAGCATCTTTTCCAAGAGCGACTGATAAGGTATAACTTCATTTTATCAAACAAAAATACTTATCCTGTCGAAAAGATGTGCAAATGCATGAAGGTTAGTAAAAATGCTTATTACCATTGGCTTAAAACCAAAGACACCTTAAAGGTTAATTCCTCTAAATCATTTTTAAAAGACAGAATCGAAGCTATATTTGACAATAGTAAACAGATTTATGGTAGCTATCGAATTCAAAAACAACTTGAACGAGAAAAGCTTTTTTATTCCCGTTCATATGTGGGGTTACTTATGAAAGAAATGGGACTAAGAAGTGTATTGAATAAGAAATTTGTGGTAACTACGGATTCAAATCATTCTCTAAAAACAGCTAAAAATGAATTAGACAGGGATTTTACCAGTTTTTCTTTAGGCTACAAATTAGTCTCTGACATTACGTATATAAGAGTTAATCAACAATGGAACTATTTAACCACGATAATGGATTTGGCTGATAGAAAAATAATAGGCTGGTCTTTAAGTGAAGATATGACTACTGAGAATACGGTTTTAAAGGCCTGGGTTGATGCTAGAAGAAACAGAGTGATAAACCAGCAGTGTATTTTTCATTCCGACAGGGGTGTGCAATATGCATCCAACAGAATCACAAATATGTTCTTTTTTAATCAAAAAGTGATACAAAGCATGAGTAGAAAGGGAAATTGCTGGGATAATGCTGTAGCTGAAAGTTTTTTTAAAACCATTAAATATGAGTGGATTAACAGATTTAAGTATACGTCTTATAATCAATTATACAAATCTATTGATCAATATTTAAACTGGTATAACACTCAAAGATTACATTCTAGTTTAGGATACATGACGCCTCTTGAAAAAGAATTACAATTAAAAGGATTTATTAACAAAGCTGCTTAG
- a CDS encoding flotillin family protein, whose translation MFYKKIPQGQALIRTGFGGTKVATDKGLYTVPVFHKTEIMDISVKKIQIERLAHEGLICKDNMRADIKVAFFVRVNNDIEYIKKVAQTIGVDRASKIATLEDLFEAKFSEALKTVGKKFDFIELYEARREFRDEIVNIIGTDLNGYTLEDCAIDFLEQTSVKELKADNILDAEGIKKITELTAVQNMKANLIKRDEEKTIRKQDVEAREAILELDKQLAEKEEKQKREIANIKAREDAETLKVNEEERLKSESARIATEEKVKVAEENMQRQVIVALKNKERTEAVETERVEKDRLLEATERERVVTLAQIEKEKVVEVEKKNIQDVIRDRVMLEKGVVEEQENMKDIQAFKTADRDKQVKITTAEGLAQEDLIRTTIAAEAQKEAAKQKAEEINIEALAHKEASQKQAEARKILAEAQAKEEATVGMSEAQVMHAKADANERQGLVEATIIEKKAKAEAAGIEAKAEAKRKEGIAEADVIKEKAIADASGIEEKAAAMKKLDGVGKDHEEFKLRLNKDLQIDLANINIQKEIADAQAQVIGDALKAAKIDIVGGETMFFDQIVGQITRGKGFDRLVQNSNNIQEVKTAILGSDDVKGNLLEKVKDFALKYNVSTEDLKNISVASLIADLKMKSNDQEEHTMLGNLLNLAKGLGISDSTIPKLIK comes from the coding sequence ATGTTTTACAAAAAAATACCGCAAGGACAAGCGCTCATTAGAACAGGGTTTGGTGGAACAAAAGTAGCGACCGACAAAGGTTTGTATACCGTTCCTGTTTTTCATAAAACAGAAATTATGGATATTTCGGTTAAGAAAATCCAAATTGAAAGACTGGCTCATGAAGGTCTTATTTGTAAAGACAACATGCGTGCAGATATCAAAGTGGCCTTTTTTGTTCGTGTTAATAATGATATTGAATACATCAAAAAAGTAGCGCAAACTATAGGGGTGGATCGTGCTTCAAAAATAGCAACATTAGAAGATCTTTTTGAGGCTAAGTTTTCTGAAGCCTTAAAAACGGTAGGTAAGAAATTCGACTTTATCGAGCTCTATGAAGCTCGAAGAGAGTTTCGTGATGAAATTGTAAATATTATCGGAACCGATCTTAACGGTTATACTTTAGAAGACTGTGCCATCGACTTTTTAGAGCAAACTTCTGTAAAAGAATTAAAGGCTGATAATATTTTAGATGCTGAAGGTATTAAGAAAATCACCGAGCTTACTGCAGTTCAAAACATGAAAGCGAACCTGATTAAACGCGATGAAGAAAAAACAATCAGAAAGCAGGATGTTGAAGCTAGAGAAGCCATTTTAGAGCTAGATAAACAATTAGCTGAAAAAGAAGAGAAGCAAAAACGTGAGATTGCAAATATTAAAGCTAGAGAAGATGCTGAAACGTTAAAAGTTAATGAAGAAGAACGTTTAAAATCTGAAAGTGCTCGAATTGCTACTGAAGAAAAGGTTAAAGTTGCTGAAGAAAATATGCAACGTCAAGTCATTGTAGCGCTTAAAAATAAAGAGCGTACTGAAGCTGTAGAAACCGAAAGAGTTGAAAAAGACAGGTTATTAGAGGCCACAGAACGTGAGCGTGTTGTCACCCTGGCGCAAATTGAAAAAGAGAAAGTAGTTGAAGTTGAGAAAAAGAATATTCAAGATGTTATTAGAGATCGTGTGATGCTTGAAAAAGGTGTTGTTGAAGAGCAAGAAAACATGAAAGATATTCAAGCGTTTAAAACAGCAGATAGAGATAAGCAAGTTAAAATTACAACTGCTGAAGGACTTGCTCAAGAAGATTTAATTAGAACAACCATAGCAGCCGAAGCTCAAAAAGAAGCGGCTAAACAAAAGGCTGAAGAGATTAATATTGAGGCACTGGCGCATAAAGAAGCTAGCCAGAAACAAGCTGAAGCGCGTAAAATATTAGCCGAAGCTCAAGCTAAGGAGGAAGCTACTGTTGGAATGTCTGAAGCTCAGGTGATGCATGCAAAAGCAGATGCTAATGAGCGTCAAGGCTTAGTTGAAGCAACCATTATTGAGAAAAAAGCGAAAGCCGAAGCTGCTGGTATTGAAGCCAAAGCTGAAGCAAAACGTAAAGAAGGTATTGCGGAAGCCGATGTGATTAAAGAAAAAGCCATTGCCGATGCTTCTGGAATTGAAGAAAAAGCAGCAGCAATGAAAAAACTTGATGGTGTAGGTAAAGATCACGAAGAGTTTAAATTACGTCTTAATAAAGACCTTCAAATTGATTTAGCTAATATTAATATTCAAAAGGAGATTGCCGATGCACAAGCTCAAGTGATAGGGGATGCCTTAAAAGCTGCTAAAATTGATATTGTTGGTGGTGAAACCATGTTCTTCGATCAAATTGTTGGACAGATTACCAGAGGAAAAGGATTTGATCGCTTAGTTCAAAACTCTAATAACATTCAAGAGGTTAAAACGGCTATTCTAGGGAGTGATGACGTAAAGGGAAATCTCTTAGAAAAAGTGAAGGATTTTGCTTTGAAATATAATGTTTCCACCGAAGATCTTAAGAATATTAGCGTAGCTAGTTTAATTGCAGATTTGAAAATGAAATCTAACGACCAGGAGGAGCATACCATGCTTGGAAACCTCTTAAACCTGGCTAAAGGTTTGGGGATTTCTGATAGTACCATTCCAAAGTTGATAAAATAA
- a CDS encoding IS256 family transposase produces the protein MNSDLEKQLDALIGKISNKEDFDQVKEQLLKRGIESLLKAEMTAHLGFQKGGSVIENNQRNGFSEKTIKTHNGEQRIKIPRDRQASFEPVIVPKHQSISQELEDCIQLLYAKGMSNSDIIDFIESTYGVQYSTSQVSIITNQLLEDIKQWQNRPLEDVYPIVWIDAIHYKIRQEGKVISKACMIVLGVNTEGQQDILSMSIVETEKAAAWMSILDDLRSRGVKDIFFLCSDNLSGLDKAVEAIFPGSIRQICIVHQIRNSLKYVSYKDRKSIMVDIKAIYQADNEKFALEAFEVFKQNWEDKYLSAVQSWENNWDNLTAFLNYPKEIRKLIYTTNIIESFNASLRKYTRNKKVFPHDDAALKSIYLAAQSISKKWKKTRFKWGQIYNQLYICFPNRL, from the coding sequence ATGAACTCAGACTTAGAAAAACAATTAGACGCCTTGATCGGCAAAATCAGCAACAAGGAGGACTTTGACCAGGTCAAGGAACAGTTGCTTAAACGTGGTATTGAATCACTTTTAAAAGCAGAAATGACTGCCCACTTAGGGTTTCAAAAAGGAGGTTCTGTAATTGAGAACAACCAGCGCAATGGTTTCTCAGAGAAAACTATCAAGACTCATAACGGCGAACAACGCATCAAAATCCCCAGAGATCGTCAAGCGAGCTTTGAGCCTGTTATTGTCCCCAAACATCAATCGATTAGTCAAGAATTAGAAGATTGTATTCAACTGCTTTACGCCAAAGGTATGAGCAATAGCGATATTATTGATTTTATTGAAAGTACCTATGGAGTGCAGTATTCCACATCACAGGTATCCATTATCACCAATCAATTATTGGAAGACATCAAACAATGGCAGAATAGACCTTTAGAAGACGTATATCCCATTGTCTGGATAGATGCTATTCATTATAAAATACGTCAAGAAGGCAAGGTAATATCTAAAGCCTGTATGATAGTTTTAGGGGTGAATACCGAAGGGCAACAAGATATTTTGAGCATGAGTATTGTGGAGACAGAAAAGGCAGCTGCTTGGATGTCCATTTTAGACGATCTGCGCTCTAGAGGCGTAAAAGATATCTTCTTTCTGTGTTCGGATAACCTCTCTGGATTAGATAAAGCTGTAGAAGCTATTTTTCCAGGTAGTATACGTCAAATATGTATCGTACATCAAATTAGAAACTCTTTAAAATATGTGAGCTATAAGGACCGTAAATCAATAATGGTCGATATTAAAGCTATTTATCAAGCCGATAATGAGAAATTCGCTTTAGAGGCTTTCGAAGTCTTTAAACAAAATTGGGAAGATAAATACCTCTCTGCCGTACAGTCTTGGGAAAACAATTGGGATAATTTGACCGCGTTTTTAAACTACCCAAAAGAGATTAGAAAACTTATATATACTACCAATATCATTGAGAGTTTTAATGCCAGTTTAAGAAAATATACACGCAACAAAAAAGTCTTCCCTCATGATGATGCAGCACTGAAATCCATATATTTAGCAGCTCAAAGCATCAGCAAAAAATGGAAGAAAACACGATTTAAATGGGGCCAAATTTACAATCAATTGTATATTTGTTTTCCAAACAGGTTATAA
- a CDS encoding DUF2490 domain-containing protein: MGYTQDKPLEDDNAFTQQLWFTLNPNWKLKDSVSLKADIGYRTINSNTWDRYIARAGYEKQISPFVFKNLKRTEAYIGGLGLFYFNNKTGNNSLEIRPFQGYRVAFPLTKRIHLTNYFRLEERFLITKQDRSNHFGLRFRYQIMTNIGLQGFLFQEERGFYFPVGIEFFFNVVELSQFSDVIRITPGAGYQFDKTFKIQGMLAYHYTEQNIGGLYRTNDIIFRIKVVKTF, translated from the coding sequence ATGGGCTATACCCAAGACAAACCTCTTGAAGACGACAACGCGTTTACACAACAATTGTGGTTTACTTTAAATCCTAATTGGAAGCTAAAAGATAGTGTTTCGCTTAAAGCAGATATTGGTTACCGCACCATAAACTCAAATACCTGGGACCGATACATTGCAAGAGCTGGCTATGAAAAACAGATTAGCCCATTTGTTTTCAAGAATTTAAAACGTACTGAAGCTTATATTGGCGGACTAGGTTTATTTTACTTCAATAATAAAACGGGAAATAATTCACTGGAAATTAGACCTTTTCAGGGATATCGTGTTGCTTTTCCTTTAACCAAACGCATCCATCTTACTAACTATTTTCGTTTAGAAGAACGCTTTTTAATTACCAAACAAGACCGCAGTAATCATTTTGGGTTACGTTTTCGCTACCAAATTATGACAAATATTGGGTTACAAGGCTTTTTATTCCAAGAAGAACGCGGATTTTATTTCCCTGTGGGTATAGAATTCTTTTTTAATGTAGTAGAACTTTCGCAGTTTAGCGATGTGATTCGTATTACCCCTGGAGCGGGTTACCAATTTGACAAAACGTTTAAAATTCAAGGTATGCTAGCCTACCATTACACCGAACAGAATATTGGCGGACTGTATAGAACGAATGATATTATTTTCAGAATTAAAGTGGTAAAGACTTTTTAA